DNA from Terriglobus tenax:
ATGAAAACGGAGCTCGAAGGGCCATGGCAAAGACGATAGGCATCATGCTCGGCGAAGGGATTGAAGCCGGGGTGGTGGTGGACAACAAGCTTACGGGCGAGATCAGTCATTTTCCGGAAGATCCCTCCGAAACCGACGCGCTGGTCGAAAAGCCGCATGAAGATCTGGTGGAGCTGCTGTGCGACCGCGTGATCGACATTGCCGCCGGGGCGACGGACGTGACCGCCGTGGGTGTCGGCCTGCCGGGCCTGGTGCGCAACGGCGTGGTGGAAGAAGCTCCGAACCTGCCGCAGCTGAAGGGCGCGAAGGTGCAACAGACGCTGTGCGCCGCCCTGCATAAGCGTGGCTTTGAGACGAACGTGAAGCTGGTGAACGATGCGGACGCCATGGCCGCCGGTCTTGCCGCACAGCACGGCAAGCTGGACCACATGATCCGCGTCTGGACGCTCGGCCTGGGCATTGGCTATGGTCGCTACCCCTTCCTGGAAGGCGTGTGGGAGGGCGGTCACACTGTCGTCACGCTGGACGATAAAGAACGGTACTGCGGCTGCGGCGGACGCGGCCATCTTGAGGGCATCATGGGCCACCGCGCCATGCGCATGCGCTTTCTCGATCTTGAACCGGAAGAGGTCTTCGAGGCTGCTGCAAAAGGCGACGAGCGCTGCGTGGAATTTAAGAAGCTGTGGCACAAGGCGCTGGCCGCGGCCACGGCCAGCAGCATCCATGTCAGCGGAGCAGGCAAGTTCTACCTTACCGGAATGAACACCCGCTTCCTTGACCTGCCCATGCTGGATAACTACCTGCACCAGATGGTGACGATGAGTCCCCTGCAGGGCTTCTCGATGGAGATCGTCAAGCACTCCTCAACCGCCGCCGTACTGGGCGCCGGTATCATCGCCGGTATGGAGACTACGCCCCGGCAGTAGGCGCGCGTCTCTGCACTACCGCAGCAGCAGCCGTGCCAACAAACAGCACAGCAGCTACGGTGAACAGACCGCTGGCATAGCCCTGCCCGCGGTCGGACAGCCATCCCAGCAGAAACGGCCCCACAAAGCCGCCAATGTTGCCCAGCGCATTCACCAGCGCAATGGCGGGCGCGGCCAGCGTGCCGGGAAACTGCAGCGTCAGTGCTGACCACAGCGCCGGAGTCGCCGCCAGGCCAAAGCCTTCGGCAATGGCAAAGCTCACAATTAGAAACGCCACACCTGCTTTGCCCGGCATATGCGATGCCGGAATGGAGAGCAGAAAGCCTACCGCCGAGATCGCAATCGGCGCGGAGAGTCCCCACGCGGGCTGGCCCTTGCTGTCAGACAGGCGCGACCACACAAACATAATCACCGCAGCCAGCAGAAACACGGCAGCCACGGTCCAGCCCACCTGCAACTGCGGCAGACCAAGCCCGCTCAACATCTGCGGCAGCCAGAAGACAAGGCCGTACAGGCCAATCTGCGTGGTGAAGTACAGCAGCGCGAACAGGTAGATCGCCGTGTTGGTGTAGAGAGACGCCTCGGTGCCCGTGTAACCCGTTCCTTCAGCTTTCTGTTCTCCGGCGGCAATGGCCTCCAGCAGAGTGGCGCGTTCGGCTTCGGTCAGCCAGGTAGCCTCCTGCGGGCGGTCGGTCATGCAAAAGGGCACCAGCGCGGCCAGTAAAACCGCCGGAAGGCATTCCACAATCAGCAACACCTGCCAGTCGCGCAACCCGGCTACCGCGCCATGCAGCAGGATGGTGCTGGAGAGCGGTCCGCCGAAGATATTGGCCAGCGGAATGGCGAAGATGAACCACGCAATCAGCTGCGTGCGCTGGCTGCGCGGCAGCCAGATGCTCAGGTAGTAGATGATGCCGGGGTAGAAGCCGGACTCGGCCACGCCCAGCAGAAAGCGCAGAATCAGGAAGCTGGTGGAGTTGTGGGTAAAGGCCACCAGGCCCGACAGAATGCCCCACACCGCCATGATGATGGCAATCCACTTGCGCGCGCCAAAGCGGCGAAGTGCAAGATTCGACGGCACCTGCGCACACAGGTAGCCCGCAAAGAAGACGCCGCTGGCAATGCCGAACAACGTGCCGGAATAGCCAAGGTCGCGCCGCATGGCCGCGGCGGCAAAGCCGATGTTCACGCGGTCCAGGTACGCGATGAAGTACAGAACGAGGGTCAGCGGCAGGATGCGCCAGGCCACCTTCCGGGTCACAACTTCAGTTGTCGGATGCACGCAGCCATCTTACCGTGCGCGAAAGACAGAAGGCCCGCTGGCCGGGCTATCATCAAATCAGGCTTTCACCTTGTCTTCACCTGTCACCATCTCGGAAAAGCTCCCCACGCTGCGTGAGTTCTTCTCACCCGGCGGCGTGCTGGCGCAGTCGTCGCTCACCTATGAGCACCGCCGCGGCCAGTACGAGATGGCGCAGACCGTCGAACAGGCGCTCAACGACAAGCGCCACCTGATTGTGGAAGCAGGCACCGGCACCGGCAAAACCCTTGCCTACCTGCTGCCCGCCTTGCGCTTTGCCCGCGAGAATGAACAGCGCGTCATCGTCTCCACCGGCACGAAGAACCTGCAGGAACAGCTTTTCTTCAAGGACATCCCGTTCCTCGAGTCATTGCTCGGCCCGCTGCGCGTCACCTACATGAAGGGCCGTGCCAACTACCTTTGCCGGCAGAAGCTCTACGCCCTGCGCGACCAGCCAATTTTGAACGGTCTGGAAGAGATCAACCAGTACCGCGAGATTGCCGCGTGGGAAGAAACCACCGAGACCGGCGACCGCGCCGAACTGACCGTCCTGCCGGAGAACTCGCAACTCTGGGGCAAGCTGGACGCGCGCACCGAGGCCTGCCTTGGCCAGACCTGCCCCAGCTTCGAGCGCTGCTTCATTACCGAGATGCGCCGCCGCGCGCTCGACAGCGACCTGATCATCGTCAATCACCATCTCTTCTTCGCGGACCTCTCCATCAAGCAGGAAGCCGCCGGAGCGCCCGACGCGGGCGTTCTTCCCGAAGCTGCCGCGGTCATCTTTGACGAAGCGCATGAACTCGAAGATGTGGCCAGCGCCTACTTCGGCATCGCGCTTGGCACGGGACGCTTTGACGAGCTGGCACGCGACACCGAGATCCTTCTGCGCGCCAAACAGGTGGCCGTGCCTGCTGTTGATTCGGCGATCGCCACCCTGAAAGATCGCGCGCGACTCTTCTTCTCCACGCTGCCGCACGCTAACTCGCCGGGACGCATGGCCTTTACCAATCGCGCCGACTTTCTCGAACTCAACGGCGAAGCCTACCTCTCGCTGATGGCCGCGCTGGAGCGCACCTTCGGCGAGCTGGATCGTGTGAAAGATGTGGAAGAGGTGCAGGGCCTGAAGAAGCGGGTCAATGACATCCGCGCCCACCTCCGCTTCCTGATGGAGACCGAGGACCCGAACACCGTCTTCTGGATCGAACGCCGCGCCATCGGCAACCTGCGGAACGCCGCCCGCAGCTCCGCTGCTGCGCCCGCGCTGCACACCCAGTTGCAGGCCACGCCGATCGATGTTTCCGAGATCCTGGTCAGCACGCTGTGGGAGAAGTTCCGCTCCGTCATCCTTACCTCGGCCACGCTCACCGTGCAGGGCGGCTTTGACCACATCCGCAAGCGCCTTGGCCTCACCTTCACCAAGGAACTGGTCGTGCCCTCGCACTTCCAGTACGGGAAGCAGGCTCTGCTCTATCTGCCGCAGGACATGCCGGACCCGCGCGATCCTGACTTCATGAAGCATGCCGTCGAGCGCACCCGCCGCGTGCTTGAGATCACTGCCGGCCGCGCCTTCTGCCTCTTCACCAGCTACCAGCAGATGCGCGAGCTCTATGAACGCATGCTGGTGGAGGTGCCCTTCCCGCTCTTCCTGCAGGGGCAGGCGCCTCGCAAAGCTCTCTTGGATGAGTTCCGCGCTACACCCAACGCTGTGCTCTTCGGCACCAGCAGCTTCTGGCAGGGCGTTGACGTGCAGGGCGAGCAGCTCAGCTGCGTCATCGTCGACCGCCTGCCCTTCGCCGTGCCGTCAGACCCCGTCATCCAGGCGCGGATGGAGGCCATCACCGCAGCGGGAGGCAAGCCTTTCTTCGATCTCCAGGTGCCGCAGGCGGTCATTGCGTTGAAGCAAGGCTTTGGCCGCCTCATCCGCAGCATCAATGACCGCGGCGTGCTCATGTTGCTGGACCCACGCATCCAGCGGCAACGCTACGGCCGCATCTTTCTGGAAAGCCTGCCCGCCTACAAGCTCACTGACGACATCACGGACGTCGAGCACTTCTTCGAGTAACGACTTAGACCATTTTTCGTGTTGCTGTGCTTTTCAAAGCAGAGATGAAGCGGCGTTTTCCCTGATAGAAAACGCACATAGAGTCTTTGTCACTGGTCATACCTGCAGGAAAATTGACCTAGCCGCGCGTGCCTGTCCGCTTCTGCTTCGCGAGGTGCTTCTTCAACACCTCGTCAATGCGCGTCTGCCAGCCCGCGCCCGTTGCTTTAAAGCCTGCAACGACATCGGCCGAAAGGCGGATGGACACTGGCTTTTTGGTTGGTGCCACTTGTGGGCCACGAAGGCTGAGCAACTTCTTCTGCAAGTCTTCCGGAAGCGAAGAAAGCGGCTTCATGGCCCGAAAATCCGCCATCATCCGTTCGCGGACTTCACCATCATCGTCAGTAAGTGGTTTTCTTTTTGCCACTGTGCTTTGCCTCCCTTTCATTGGCTTTGCGAAGACTGATCACACGAATGCCGTCGCGGATCGGGATGAAACAAAGAACGTGCAGTCGGTCATCAAGATATCCGAGTGCGATGATCCGGTACTCACCGTTTCTTGATTCGTGGTCTCCACGCTGCGCGGGCTGAAGCCGGATCCGGCCGCAAAGTGGCTCTCGAAGGACGGAGAAAACGTTCCGGCGTATCGTCCGTAGACATTTATGCAGCCCAGCGGTCAGAACCCCGTAAATATCGGGCTTCAGTCCCTGGGGGACACGTTGCTTTCACCACATCCAATCCACATTCAGGTTTAATAGAACTGTGGGACGTAATCTTTTCATCCTCGCCGGTTCGCTTTTTCTGTTTTCGCTGCTTTCCTGCGGCCTGGCGTACACCAACATCGCGCATGAGCCCGGCTCGCCCGGCGACGAATCCCTGTGGCGCACCATGGGGCTCATCCTGCTGGTCGTCTCACTGATTGCTGGTCTCGTCGCGGTGCTTTCCACCATGTTTGAGCAGGCCGAGCGTCGTGCCGAACAGCAGGCCCGCGCCCGCCGTAACCGGTAAGACCGGGTAAACTGGATGCTGAAGCATTTTTAGAAAGCAGACCGCGTCATGTTTGAAATCACCGTAGAGGCGACCTTCTCCTCCGGCCATTACCTCCGCAACTATCACGGCAAGTGCGAGAACCCGCACGG
Protein-coding regions in this window:
- a CDS encoding BrnA antitoxin family protein, which encodes MAKRKPLTDDDGEVRERMMADFRAMKPLSSLPEDLQKKLLSLRGPQVAPTKKPVSIRLSADVVAGFKATGAGWQTRIDEVLKKHLAKQKRTGTRG
- a CDS encoding BrnT family toxin, translating into MKPDIYGVLTAGLHKCLRTIRRNVFSVLREPLCGRIRLQPAQRGDHESRNGEYRIIALGYLDDRLHVLCFIPIRDGIRVISLRKANEREAKHSGKKKTTY
- a CDS encoding ROK family protein — encoded protein: MAKTIGIMLGEGIEAGVVVDNKLTGEISHFPEDPSETDALVEKPHEDLVELLCDRVIDIAAGATDVTAVGVGLPGLVRNGVVEEAPNLPQLKGAKVQQTLCAALHKRGFETNVKLVNDADAMAAGLAAQHGKLDHMIRVWTLGLGIGYGRYPFLEGVWEGGHTVVTLDDKERYCGCGGRGHLEGIMGHRAMRMRFLDLEPEEVFEAAAKGDERCVEFKKLWHKALAAATASSIHVSGAGKFYLTGMNTRFLDLPMLDNYLHQMVTMSPLQGFSMEIVKHSSTAAVLGAGIIAGMETTPRQ
- a CDS encoding MFS transporter; translated protein: MHPTTEVVTRKVAWRILPLTLVLYFIAYLDRVNIGFAAAAMRRDLGYSGTLFGIASGVFFAGYLCAQVPSNLALRRFGARKWIAIIMAVWGILSGLVAFTHNSTSFLILRFLLGVAESGFYPGIIYYLSIWLPRSQRTQLIAWFIFAIPLANIFGGPLSSTILLHGAVAGLRDWQVLLIVECLPAVLLAALVPFCMTDRPQEATWLTEAERATLLEAIAAGEQKAEGTGYTGTEASLYTNTAIYLFALLYFTTQIGLYGLVFWLPQMLSGLGLPQLQVGWTVAAVFLLAAVIMFVWSRLSDSKGQPAWGLSAPIAISAVGFLLSIPASHMPGKAGVAFLIVSFAIAEGFGLAATPALWSALTLQFPGTLAAPAIALVNALGNIGGFVGPFLLGWLSDRGQGYASGLFTVAAVLFVGTAAAAVVQRRAPTAGA
- a CDS encoding ATP-dependent DNA helicase, whose translation is MSSPVTISEKLPTLREFFSPGGVLAQSSLTYEHRRGQYEMAQTVEQALNDKRHLIVEAGTGTGKTLAYLLPALRFARENEQRVIVSTGTKNLQEQLFFKDIPFLESLLGPLRVTYMKGRANYLCRQKLYALRDQPILNGLEEINQYREIAAWEETTETGDRAELTVLPENSQLWGKLDARTEACLGQTCPSFERCFITEMRRRALDSDLIIVNHHLFFADLSIKQEAAGAPDAGVLPEAAAVIFDEAHELEDVASAYFGIALGTGRFDELARDTEILLRAKQVAVPAVDSAIATLKDRARLFFSTLPHANSPGRMAFTNRADFLELNGEAYLSLMAALERTFGELDRVKDVEEVQGLKKRVNDIRAHLRFLMETEDPNTVFWIERRAIGNLRNAARSSAAAPALHTQLQATPIDVSEILVSTLWEKFRSVILTSATLTVQGGFDHIRKRLGLTFTKELVVPSHFQYGKQALLYLPQDMPDPRDPDFMKHAVERTRRVLEITAGRAFCLFTSYQQMRELYERMLVEVPFPLFLQGQAPRKALLDEFRATPNAVLFGTSSFWQGVDVQGEQLSCVIVDRLPFAVPSDPVIQARMEAITAAGGKPFFDLQVPQAVIALKQGFGRLIRSINDRGVLMLLDPRIQRQRYGRIFLESLPAYKLTDDITDVEHFFE